Within Leptospira limi, the genomic segment TATTCTAACTCCAATCCCAATTTTTCTTTAGATCTGGACCTTTCCTTACCAGTGTTATTATATGATTTTTATAATATAGATCCAAATTGGAAAAAAAACATTCAGGCAAATCGGATATTTATTTTACGCCCTCATTTTTTTAGAAAGTATCCATCGTCCCCCAAAACTATGGACTTTATATTCGCTCTCGCAAAGAATATACCAAAAATCCAATTTTTTTGGGGTGAATGGGAAGACCTATTACACCAATTAAATTCAGCTCGACCTGAAATTTACTGGAAAGAACACCCAACTAACAAAGAATATATTGGCAAAGAAGAAGAAAGAGACTGGATTTTTCCTGAAGTTTCTGGATACTATCCTTCCTTTTTTACTTATTGGAAAAAATGTGATAAAATATGGGATCGTAAAAATTTGCCGAACCAACCAAGTTTGTTTTAAAAATCAATCCATCTCACTAGGAAGAGATTTACTTGCACCTTTCTCAAATTGTAACATTCTTTCTTTCGTGATACCAATCAAGTTATGAGTCAACACTAATGTATCTCCTAAAAAGTCAGGAGCAAGTCGAATTTCAACAACACGATACCAAGTTTCTTTAGGTAGTACAGAAAAAGCATGGTTCACACATAAACATTTGAATTTAAAACCAAAACTATGTTCGACGGGCATCGCGGAATGGGGTGCTGCGAAAAAATAGGCTGGTTTATCTGTAGGATTTTTCATCACCAATAAAAATTGTTTTTTAGAACCAGGTTTTAAGACTAATTGCCCATTCGGTATCAAGTCTCCAAAAGGAGCACGTTTTCCATCTTGGATAGTACCTGTTGTCCAAAGCGCTAAAGTTTGTGCTCCTCCCGGTTCTCTAATTTCCATTTCTAAAGGTAATGAAGTGTATACCCACCTAACATCAATTTTTACTTTGTTAGATGGGGTAGGATTTGTAACAACAACTTGATTGTGTTCGTGATTCGTTGGAACTACTTTTTCTTCACAGGAGTTGAACAAAAGCACCACACTGAATACAATACAAAAGATAATTTGTTGTTTCATACCGATAAAACAGAATCCCTTACTATTCTAAATTTAATTCCAAGGTTGAGAAATCTAGATTATCAGTTTTTTTAGAATTGATCAGATAAAACTGTTTTCCTTTCACTTGTAAGGTAACAAATTCTTGAAAAATTTTCTCCGTATTATTTGGATCTGGATTTTTCACTAAGTTACAATCCCTTCCACATCCATTACAATCGCCACCACCATAATCCAAAAAGTTTGTAAACGTTTGTTTTCTTAGAAATCCAAAGATACGAAGTTGGATTTTTCCAGGATTCATCTCTTTTACTTCATAATTTCCTAATCCATAAAACCGATTTGAACTTTCTTCTCCAGCATCGTAATTAGTCCTCGCTGTTGAACCTTCTAAAAAGAATGTCCCATCCGAACGCAATCGAATTGTCCAATCAGAGGAAGTAGGAGGATCCATGTTCTCTTCCATAGCCACTTGATTTTCTGCTCCTTCAGGTTGGTCTACGACCGCTTCATCACCTGAAATAGCATATACTTCTCTACCTGTTAAACCTCGATTTAAGACCATACGAAGTGATGATTTTGAAAATGAATCAAAATTCTTTGCAGCAGTGTCTTTGGATTTTGGAAGAGTATCCATGGCAAACCAATCGCCATCATGACCAAATCGAAGTTCTGATAACACAATCCCTTTCTCTGTTAATCCAGGATAAATCTCTTCCACCTTCATTGTTAGTTTTTTACCCTTAAAGGTTGAAGGAAGTTGGATTTCTTGGCTACCCATTGTATCTTCTACATTGATTTTAGCAGAATAACCATCATCACCAGTTAATAAAAATGCTTTAACTCTTCCATTTTTAATACAGTGAACATCAGACCTTTGGTAACCATTCCAAATTTTAATGACAGAAATCTTTTTTGTATCCGCAAAATCAAAGTTAAATGATACTCCAACGCCGCCTTTAACAGATGCATACCCATTCTCATATTTAGAATCAAAAAGATTCATAACAGAATAAGTTGGCTCAGGTGATGCAGTCTCAGATGCAGTTACTGTTCCAGATACAATCTCTGGTGTATAAGTTCGATATGCTTTTTTGGCATCATCGTAAAATTTGACAGCTTTTAAACAAATATTTTGATTTCTTTGAAAATTCAAAGTTACCGATCTCGCTTGCACAACTGGATCAAAAATAACTTCTGAGTTTGATTTTTCGATATCCGTACTTGCATATACTTCATCAAAGTTTACATAAGCAGCGACTCGGTCTTTAAATTGACCATTACAAGACTCGATGGATACTTTAGTTAATGGGAATGCGTTGTCTGCATAAAAATGTAATTTAACAAATTCTGCTCCAGGCTCAGCCTTCCATTCCTTGCCGTCTAACACCAAGAAGGGGAGGCCATTCTCCATCGATGTAGACGTAACCATTGAAAAATGGAGTTTTTTCCCACAATTGGCAGCGAATGTTACCATTAAAATCAAAACAAAAAATAGACTGGATTTGAGTTTCATTATTGGTCCTTTGAAAATGTGGATTTAAAAGAACCCATTGTACGGAAAAAAGGCAAGAAATTTTTTATGGACTCGTATCTTTTAATACTCTTTCCCAAGTATCTTGTTTTAATGCACCAACAATCCATTTCCCATTGACCCAAAATGTAGGGATTGAAGTGACTCCAAGTTTTTTTGCTTCTTCCCAGTCCTTTTTGACTAGGTCTAGGTATTTTTGAGTTTCTCTTTGGGAATCACATTCAGACCAAACACTCGATTGGTTAAGTATGGGATCTTCTGATTTGATCATTGTTTTCGCATGGGCATATAGGTTTTGCATATGATCTGTAAAATGAGCTGGATCTCTTTCCCACAAACAACGTGACACAATGAGTGGTGCTAAACTTTGGTTTGAATCACCGTCCAGTGGGAAATCTTTATGGATATAATGAATTTGATTTTTGTATTTCGATAAAAGTTTTTTTGTATGGGGAAAGGTTTCCTTACAAAAGCCACATAAATAATCGCTCCATTCGATGATCACCCATTTCGAATTGGGTTGGCCAAATTGAGGTGAGAACTTACTATTTATTTTTGCAAGTAAACTCGCCTTTGATTGGTCAAATGGTTTTTGTTTTATGCTTATATTCGATTTTTGAAAAATACGACTCCAAACAATTCGAATGCGAATCATTTCTCGCATTCGATCAATTGCATCTGTATCCTGTATCGAACTTCGTAATTGTTTTTTCTCTGTTCCCCAGTAATGATTGATGTCCATCTCGGAAACAAGTTTTTTCTCATTTTCCTTCCATTCTTGTAAGGTAATTCCAAGTGATTTTGATCTCTCATTTAATTGATTCAAATGAATCTCAGATGAAAGTGTTTCTTTGATCGATTCTTCAGAAGGTAAGGATTCAGGTAGATACCGATTTTCCGGCAAAGGTTCAGAACAAGAAAAAATAAAGAAAAATAAAATGACTATGGGCACATTCGAAATCCTATAATCTTTCGCAAATTGTCTCAAGTATTTTTGTGCGATCAAACTTGTTTTTTTGATTGAAAGTGGCAATTGTTTCCATTTTGATGAGTCTCCTGTATGAAAATTAAAATCCTGTCGCGCATATTACAGTTATTAGCTCTCTACCTCTTCTTTACTTCGGTTTATGCGAGTTTAGGTAAAATCATCACCATTCAATCTGGAACCAAAATTTCTGGTAAAGTTGTATCATCTTATAAGGAAACCGATTACTCCACGCAAACTGGTAACAAACGTTATGGGACAACTCACTACATCCTAAGACCAATCATCAAATACCAAGTAAATGGAGAAACTTATGAAATTCATGGACAAATTCTAGGTGAGGTCGGCAATCACTACCAGATCGGACAAAGAGTTCCTCTCTATCTTTCTGAAAACCAACCTGATTATGCGATTATCAATTCCTTTTATGAATTGTGGTATGAGCCATTGAGAAATGTATTCTTCAGCATAGGGTTGTTTTTAGTTGGAACTTTCTTGGGAAAAATTCTTTCGAGAATAAAAACATCAATAGTGAATTTATTTAATCCACAAGCGCATTTGGATCAGTTCTAAAATTCGGTTGGTTTCAAAACTGTTTCCATTTAAAAAAATTCGAATTGGAATACTACTCTTCTGTATCATTCCCAATTCAATATTTAGCCAAAGCAAAGATATGGTCAAATTAGAATGGTATCATTATATCATCCTCTCCCCTATTCTCGTGATTGATGCAGTTAAGAAAGGTTACCATAGTTTTGAGAACCAAATCGACAATTTCCGTGAATTCCAAAGTTTACCTGAATTACACAAAGCAGTCATACAATCTGATCTAGATCAGGTTAAAAGAATTGTTTCTTCCGGTGCAAACTTAGAGACAAAAGACAAAAATGGGGAAACTGCGTTATTCTATGCTCTCGATAAAAACCGTATAAATATCGCCAGATTTTTAATTCAGAAGAAAGCGAATGTGAATGTTTTCAATCTTCATGGACGTCATATAGTCCATCCTGCCATCAAAAACAATCAATATGATTTGATCAAACTTATGTTAGATTATGGATTAAACCCAAATTTTGATGGAAGTGGGCCTACAACCCTAACTCTCACTGCAAATGTTAACCCCAACAATTTTAAATGCGTCCGACTTTTTGTAGAGCAAGGTGTCAACATCAATGCGTTGGATAAAAACCACTACTCAGCTCTCATGTATTTAACAATGATCGAAAATCCAAATCTAGAAATTGTTTCTTATATGATTAGCAAAAAAGCGGATGTCAATGCCAAGGACAGTTCTGGTAGATCCATCCTTCGTTTACTCATCGAAAAAAGATCTCAAAATTTAGCCTTAGTCAAGCTCCTATTAAAAAAAGGCGCAGACATTCATTCCAAAGATAAAGAAGGACAATCAATTTTCGATTTTATCAATCAGTACTATGATGATCCCAATACCAATGAAATTGTTCAATATCTAAAAAATTACAAAAAATCAAGCCGATAAAAGACAATCAAAGCGAGCAATTCAATCAATGTGAATTCGCAGATCAATCTAACTTTATGTTGGCGGAATTAAGATCATTACCTTTTTTTTATCCATTCGAGAACGAAAAATTCCAAAGTTCATTTTAAAGAAAAATCTTCTTAGGATTCACAAAAAATATTCTCGCTAAAAAAAATGAATATGCTCTCTTTGGCTCGGGGTATTTCTAATGAAAATAATTTCTTCAAATATAAAATGGATCATGTTAGTCTCTGGACTCATCACATGTTCAATGATTTTATCTGCATTACATCCGAATCTGGGTCTAACCTTGACTTTCGGAGAAACAATGGATGGAAACTTAGCAAACATCATCGTACGCAATTGGGGAGCACTCATTGTGATCGTAGGTGGAATGTTAGTCTATGGAGCTTATCATGAACCAAATCGTAATTTAGTTCTAGTTGTTGCTTCGATTAGCAAAAGTATCTTTATACTCTTAAATTTAGTTTATGGACAAGCTTATTTAGCAAAATCAAGTCCTGCGTTGGTTTTTGACTCTTTATTGGTGATTATCTTTGTATTGTATTTAGCTTGTAAACCATCAAAGTAATCAATCATTTCACTCACGGAAATTCTTTGCAAAAGATCCATGGATCATTGTGCCTCACAATTAAAAATGAGCACATTGATCCCTTATTTTCGATTCATCGCTTGGTCCAAAAATTGATTCAGTGGATAAACGAAGCGAAACAATTTTAAAAGGTCCTCACTACTCAATTTAGAAGTTAAATCTCCGTTCTTTAAGTGTTTTGCCACTGCAAACCCCTTATACTTGAGGATTTCGATCATAGGATGGTCTTTGGCAAACCCTCTTGGAACCGTTTTCACTTTCTCTGCATAAAATTCTTTTCCAAAAGTATCATAAAATTTTGGATCATTTATAATTTTTAGAAAACTTTTAGAATCATTAGCAATTTGATCCCGGATTTTATATAATGATTGTGCATCTGGTTGGTAACAACCTCCACCTAACAAAGAACCATCTGGCTCTATATGAAGGTAATACCCAGTTCCATCAATTTTTCGATTCCCGCCTTTCATAAAAATCCCAAAGTGTGTTTTATATGGACTTTTATCCTTGGAAAATCGAACATCTTTATAGATTCGAAAGATACAAGACTTTGGATCTATACCTTTCACAGAACTATCAAATTTTTCAATCCCTGATAACAAGGCACCAGTGAAGGACAATAATTCTTTTTGAATTTCGTCAAATCTTGGCTTATTCTCTAAAAACCAATCTCTCTGATTATTGTTTTTAAGTTCCGATAAAAATTTAAAAA encodes:
- a CDS encoding thioredoxin domain-containing protein, translating into MPLSIKKTSLIAQKYLRQFAKDYRISNVPIVILFFFIFSCSEPLPENRYLPESLPSEESIKETLSSEIHLNQLNERSKSLGITLQEWKENEKKLVSEMDINHYWGTEKKQLRSSIQDTDAIDRMREMIRIRIVWSRIFQKSNISIKQKPFDQSKASLLAKINSKFSPQFGQPNSKWVIIEWSDYLCGFCKETFPHTKKLLSKYKNQIHYIHKDFPLDGDSNQSLAPLIVSRCLWERDPAHFTDHMQNLYAHAKTMIKSEDPILNQSSVWSECDSQRETQKYLDLVKKDWEEAKKLGVTSIPTFWVNGKWIVGALKQDTWERVLKDTSP
- a CDS encoding DUF3592 domain-containing protein, with protein sequence MKIKILSRILQLLALYLFFTSVYASLGKIITIQSGTKISGKVVSSYKETDYSTQTGNKRYGTTHYILRPIIKYQVNGETYEIHGQILGEVGNHYQIGQRVPLYLSENQPDYAIINSFYELWYEPLRNVFFSIGLFLVGTFLGKILSRIKTSIVNLFNPQAHLDQF
- a CDS encoding ankyrin repeat domain-containing protein, translating into MVKLEWYHYIILSPILVIDAVKKGYHSFENQIDNFREFQSLPELHKAVIQSDLDQVKRIVSSGANLETKDKNGETALFYALDKNRINIARFLIQKKANVNVFNLHGRHIVHPAIKNNQYDLIKLMLDYGLNPNFDGSGPTTLTLTANVNPNNFKCVRLFVEQGVNINALDKNHYSALMYLTMIENPNLEIVSYMISKKADVNAKDSSGRSILRLLIEKRSQNLALVKLLLKKGADIHSKDKEGQSIFDFINQYYDDPNTNEIVQYLKNYKKSSR
- a CDS encoding NADase-type glycan-binding domain-containing protein; amino-acid sequence: MKLKSSLFFVLILMVTFAANCGKKLHFSMVTSTSMENGLPFLVLDGKEWKAEPGAEFVKLHFYADNAFPLTKVSIESCNGQFKDRVAAYVNFDEVYASTDIEKSNSEVIFDPVVQARSVTLNFQRNQNICLKAVKFYDDAKKAYRTYTPEIVSGTVTASETASPEPTYSVMNLFDSKYENGYASVKGGVGVSFNFDFADTKKISVIKIWNGYQRSDVHCIKNGRVKAFLLTGDDGYSAKINVEDTMGSQEIQLPSTFKGKKLTMKVEEIYPGLTEKGIVLSELRFGHDGDWFAMDTLPKSKDTAAKNFDSFSKSSLRMVLNRGLTGREVYAISGDEAVVDQPEGAENQVAMEENMDPPTSSDWTIRLRSDGTFFLEGSTARTNYDAGEESSNRFYGLGNYEVKEMNPGKIQLRIFGFLRKQTFTNFLDYGGGDCNGCGRDCNLVKNPDPNNTEKIFQEFVTLQVKGKQFYLINSKKTDNLDFSTLELNLE
- a CDS encoding DUF2461 domain-containing protein, which gives rise to MKLSNEVFKFLSELKNNNQRDWFLENKPRFDEIQKELLSFTGALLSGIEKFDSSVKGIDPKSCIFRIYKDVRFSKDKSPYKTHFGIFMKGGNRKIDGTGYYLHIEPDGSLLGGGCYQPDAQSLYKIRDQIANDSKSFLKIINDPKFYDTFGKEFYAEKVKTVPRGFAKDHPMIEILKYKGFAVAKHLKNGDLTSKLSSEDLLKLFRFVYPLNQFLDQAMNRK
- the lsa20 gene encoding LIC11469 family lipoprotein adhesin Lsa20, which encodes MKQQIIFCIVFSVVLLFNSCEEKVVPTNHEHNQVVVTNPTPSNKVKIDVRWVYTSLPLEMEIREPGGAQTLALWTTGTIQDGKRAPFGDLIPNGQLVLKPGSKKQFLLVMKNPTDKPAYFFAAPHSAMPVEHSFGFKFKCLCVNHAFSVLPKETWYRVVEIRLAPDFLGDTLVLTHNLIGITKERMLQFEKGASKSLPSEMD